One part of the Canis lupus dingo isolate Sandy chromosome 14, ASM325472v2, whole genome shotgun sequence genome encodes these proteins:
- the LOC112670850 gene encoding cortactin-binding protein 2-like, producing the protein MATAGASCEPGVSRGPEDAAGGAAEAAKKEFDVDTLSKSELRMLLSVMEGELEARDLVIEALRARRKEVFIQERYGRFNLNDPFLALQRDYEAGAGEKEKKPVCTNPLSILEAVMAHCRKMQERMSTQLAAAESRQKKLEMEKLQLQALEQEHKKLAARLEEERGKNKHVVLMLVKECKQLSGKVIEEARKLDAAVSQLEEERARGRALQEELGAERRRGADLEAHLEKQLSDSDTEREQLRARLHREEALAAGLRDELERLRRALEQLRRPGLAPPRKARDQARDQARDQAKDRRSPPPAPAPAPCHAACQTDAPPDDPARRPPLPLPARPCPGGARGAAGPGAPPGRPPPERQAAPPGDLAAAPPPPPAARRPEENGPPPPAGAAGPQGPVTPAAAAAAPPAGAIGPQGPAPPAGAAAPQGPAPPPPAGAISPQGPVTPAGAVGPQGSAPPAGAITPQSPAPPAGAAAPQGPALPPPAGAAAPQGPAPPPPAGAIAPQGPAPPAGAIAPQGPAPPAPPAGAAAPQGPAPPPPAPAPASHPPGTSAAFPPGPNPRVQAARFRFQASANDPDQNGNTTQSPPSRDVSPTSRDNLVAKQLARNTVTQALSRFTGPQAGPPPRPAGGPGGDVGIGTGTGTCPPVGRTSLKTPGVARVDRGNPPPIPPKKPGLSQTPSPPHPQLKVLLDSRAPSAGAKVDNKTLASPPSSGPQGNRVISEETLPKSSSPQLPPKPSIDLTVAPAGCAVAALATSQVGARPAETPGPNQPACSERSLVIPTTIAFCSSINPVSASSCRAGASDSLLVTASAF; encoded by the exons GCTCGCAGGAAGGAGGTATTTATCCAGGAACGGTATGGGAGATTTAATCTGAATGACCCATTCTTGGCACTGCAGAGAGACTATGAGGCAGGTGCCGGCgagaaagagaagaagccagTTTGTACCAACCCCCTCTCCATCCTTGAAGCGGTCATGGCCCACTGCAGAAAGATGCAGGAGAGGATGTCCACGCAGCTGGCTGCTGCTGAAAGCCGACAAAAGAAG CTGGAGATGGAGAAGCTGCAGCTGCAGGCGCTGGAGCAGGAGCACAAGAAGCTGGCGGCCCGCCTGGAGGAGGAGCGCGGCAAGAACAAGCACGTGGTGCTGATGCTGGTCAAGGAGTGCAAGCAGCTGTCGGGCAAGGTCATCGAGGAGGCGCGCAAGCTGGACGCCGCCGTGTCCCAGCTGGAGGAGGAGCGGGCGCGCGGCCGGGCCCTGCAGGAGGAGCTGGGCGCCGAGCGGCGGAGGGGCGCAGACCTGGAGGCGCACCTGGAGAAGCAGCTGTCGGACTCGGACACGGAGCGCGAGCAGCTGCGCGCCCGGCTGCACCGCGAGGAGGCGCTGGCCGCGGGGCTGCGGGACGAGCTGGAGCGGCTGCGCCGGGCGCTGGAGCAGCTGCGCAGGCCGGGCCTCGCGCCCCCGCGGAAGGCCAGGGACCAGGCCAGGGACCAGGCCAGGGACCAGGCCAAGGACCGCCGctcgcccccgcccgcccccgcccccgccccctgccacgCCGCCTGCCAGACCGACGCGCCGCCCGACgaccccgcccgccgcccgccgctgcccctgcccgcccgcccgtGCCCCGGGGGCGCCAGGGGGGCCGCGGGCCCGGGTGCCCCTCCCGGCCGGCCGCCCCCCGAGCGCCAGGCGGCCCCCCCCGGGGACCTGgcggccgcgcccccgccgccccccgccgcccgcaggCCCGAGGAGaacgggcccccgccccccgcaggcgccgccggcccccagggccccgtgacccccgccgccgccgccgccgctcccccCGCAGGTGCCATCGGCCCCCAGGGCCCCGCTCCCCCCGCAGGTGCCGccgccccccagggccctgcgcccccgccccccgcaggtgCCATCAGCCCCCAGGGTCCCGTGACCCCCGCAGGTGCCGTCGGCCCCCAGGGCTCTGCGCCCCCCGCAGGTGCCATCACCCCCCagagccccgcgccccccgcaggTGCCGccgccccccagggccctgcgctcccgccccccgcaggtgccgccgccccccagggccctgcgcccccaccccccgcaggtGCCATCGCCCCCcagggccccgcgccccccgcaggTGCCATCGCCCCCcagggccccgcgccccccgcgccccccgcaggTGCCGCCGCCCCCCagggccccgcgccgccgccgcccgcgcccgcgcccgcctccCACCCGCCGGGCACCAGCGCCGCCTTCCCCCCGGGGCCCAACCCGCGCGTCCAGGCCGCCAGATTCCGATTCCAGGCCAGCGCCAACGACCCGGACCAGAACGGGAACACCACGCAGAGCCCCCCGTCCAGGGACGTGTCTCCCACGAGTCGTGACAACCTCGTGGCCAAACAGCTGGCCCGGAACACGGTGACCCAGGCGCTGTCGAGGTTCACGGGCCCCCAGGCAGGGCCGCCCCCCAGGCCCGCGGGGGGCCCCGGCGGCGACGTGGGCATcggcaccggcaccggcaccTGCCCTCCCGTCGGTCGGACCAGCCTAAAGACTCCCGGGGTAGCCCGAGTCGACAGAGGAAaccctcctcccatccctccaAAAAAGCCAGGGCTCTCCCAGACTCCTTCTCCGCCACACCCCCAGCTCAAGGTCCTCCTGGATAGCAGGGCCCCCAGCGCAGGGGCCAAAGTTGATAACAAAACTCTGGCTTCGCCTCCTTCCAGTGGGCCACAAGGGAACAGGGTAATAAGTGAGGAGACTCTCCCTAAGTCATCTTCCCCTCAGCTGCCACCAAAACCGTCCATAGATTTAACTGTGGCACCGGCAGGCTGTGCCGTTGCGGCCCTGGCCACGTCTCAGGTGGGTGCCCGGCCTGCTGAAACCCCTGGACCGAACCAACCTGCATGTTCAGAGCGTTCCCTTGTCATTCCCACCACCATTGCCTTTTGCTCTTCCATAAACCCTGTTAGTGCCTCATCCTGTAGAGCAGGTGCCTCAGACAGCCTCCTGGTAACAGCATCAG